In a single window of the Pseudochaenichthys georgianus chromosome 16, fPseGeo1.2, whole genome shotgun sequence genome:
- the LOC117461493 gene encoding trichoplein keratin filament-binding protein-like, translating into MAASNRETVRKANQQKREEDEKRRQICIDAQRKEEDNIRQRRRDNVALKNELVKQTKEKNLLIEKERRQEKEERDQLRALDEQHKQKLREEHRKEQKAKDENIKLRKEEICRKNCLRQREIEKLNMKEKETKRVQTDIEELLQQRKQEKSEQLKMRQIPKDIVKDQLAAAKKKEAAQRIQREEVKLSKEVAEADAKVIKQQKDLKEKRAAAQKSIATHRMETHRGKEEKEREEKKNSLDWYHQLKQLDRLSEEQSNREVYLKRQTNIKHQEDLLSDAAKNKALRQQEIREELHAAREMEKQIAEGENQIQQYMEQESAHHPAAQRLREEPDYNYFCRETDEWLPKRGTDPFSKECLMKRQREREQERSSLQQAAVDVRPHVLPTLPELVMPAMVQKMQENSEISLRRTLVARLHKENSETRVQRTLVTPPLKKNSETRVQRTLVTPPLKKNSETRVQRTLVTPPLKKNSETRVQRTLVTPPLKKNSETRVQRTLVTPPLKKNSETRVQRTLVTPPLKKNSETRVQRTLVTPPLKKNSETRVQRTLVTPPLKKNSETRVQRTLVTPPLKKNSETSVQRTLVTPPLKKNSETSVQRTLVTPLTIANPPAVKIRSARVGSRTHRMVTGEPLLRYSTPQTQMIKRKQENFMMLN; encoded by the exons ATGGCTGCGTCTAATAGAGAGACAGTGAGGAAGGCTAACCAACAGAAAAGGGAGGAGGACGAAAAGAGGCGTCAGATATGTATTGATGCTCAGAGAAAAGAGGAAGACAACATTCGTCAGAGACGCCGTGATAATGTGGCTCTGAAAAACGAGCTTGTTAAGCAGACCAAGGAGAAGAATCTGTTGATAGAAAAGGAGAGACGACAGGAGAAGGAAGAAAGAGACCAACTCAGGGCCCTCGATGAACAGCATAAACAGAAGCTTAGAGAGgagcatcgaaaagaacagaaGGCAAAGGACGAAAACATAAAACTTCGTAAAGAGGAAATCTGTAGAAAAAACTGCCTCAGACAAAGAGAAATTGAAAAACTGAACATGAAGGAGAAGGAAACTAAACGTGTTCAGACTGACATAGAGGAACTGCTGCAGCAGAGAAAACAGGAGAAGTCAGAACAACTCAAGATGAGGCAGATTCCTAAGGATATAGTTAAAGACCAACTGGCAGCGGCTAAAAAAAAGGAGGCTGCTCAGAGAATCCAGAGAGAGGAGGTGAAGTTGTCCAAGGAAGTGGCCGAGGCAGATGCTAAAGTGATAAAACAGCAGAAGGACCTGAAGGAGAAGAGGGCTGCGGCTCAGAAGAGCATTGCCACTCACAGAATGGAAACACATCGTGGAAAagaagagaaggagagagaggagaaaaaGAACAGCCTGGACTGGTATCATCAACTGAAACAGCTTGACAGGTTGTCTGAGGAGCAAAGTAATCGAGAAGTGTATTTAAAAAGACAAACCAACATTAAGCATCAAGAGGATTTATTATCCGATGCTGCTAAAAATAAAGCCCTTCGTCAACAGGAGATAAGAGAGGAATTACATGCTGCCAGAGAAATGGAGAAACAGATTGCTGAGGGAGAGAACCAAATCCAGCAATACATGGAGCAGGAGAGCGCGCATCATCCAGCAGCTCAGAGATTACGGGAGGAGCCAGATTACAATTACTTCTGTCGAGAAACTGATGAGTGGTTGCCCAAACGCGGTACTGACCCGTTTAGCAAGGAGTGCTTAATGAAACGGCAACGGGAACGGGAACAGGAACGCAGCAGCCTGCAGCAAGCCGCGGTGGATGTGAGGCCGCACGTCCTGCCAACACTTCCCGAGCTGGTGATGCCCGCCATGGTTCAAAAGATGCAG GAGAACAGTGAAATTAGCCTGCGGCGTACCCTCGTAGCACGACTTCACAAGGAGAACAGTGAGACTAGAGTGCAGCGTACCCTCGTCACACCACCTCTGAAGAAGAACAGTGAGACTAGAGTGCAGCGTACCCTCGTCACACCACCTCTGAAGAAGAACAGTGAGACTAGAGTGCAGCGTACCCTCGTCACACCACCTCTGAAGAAGAACAGTGAGACTAGAGTGCAGCGTACCCTCGTCACACCACCTCTGAAGAAGAACAGTGAGACTAGAGTGCAGCGTACCCTCGTCACACCACCTCTGAAGAAGAACAGTGAGACTAGAGTGCAGCGTACCCTCGTCACACCACCTCTGAAGAAGAACAGTGAGACTAGAGTGCAGCGTACCCTCGTCACACCACCTCTGAAGAAGAACAGTGAGACTAGAGTGCAGCGTACCCTCGTCACACCACCTCTGAAGAAGAACAGTGAGACTAGAGTGCAGCGTACCCTCGTCACACCACCTCTGAAGAAGAACAGTGAGACTAGCGTGCAGCGTACCCTCGTCACACCACCTCTGAAGAAGAACAGTGAGACTAGCGTGCAGCGTACCCTCGTCACACCACTCACAATAGCAAACCCTCCTGCAGTAAAGATCCGTTCCGCTCGGGTGGGGTCGCGGACCCACAGGATGGTGACAGGGGAACCATTGCTCAGATATTCCACTCCGCAAACTCAAATGATCAAGAGGAAGCAGGAGAACTTCATGATGCTGAATTAA